In Aliidongia dinghuensis, the DNA window GGGCGCCATGCGCTCCTGGAAGCTTTGTATGATCCGGATGCCGAACTGGCTGATCTTCACGTTGATCGGGTTCGAGTATTGCTGCCGGATCGCGCTGGTCGAAAGCGCGGTCGACGAGAATTCGTAGCTGCTGTCGCGTTCGACCACGAGGATCGATGCGCTCGTGCCGACCGCCTGGCTCAGCCAATAGGCGGTCGAGGATCCAACGGCCGCGCCACCGACGATGACGATGTCATAGGAGGTACGGCTCGGGGCTTTATACGGGGGAATGGCCATCACGAAGGCTCCGCATCAACGATTGAATGAGGCGATCAACGCATCCGCCCCACGGGCGAGCAGGCCGAGGTCGGATCCCACCGCCACCATGGTGAAGCCGTCTGCGAGATAGCGGTCCGCGTCAGCTTTCACCGGTGCCAGAATCCCGCTTGCCTTGCCGGCCTTGGCGGCAGCCACACGTACTGCCGAGATCGCCTTCTGCACATGTTCGGCCGCGGGATTGCCCATGGCCCCCATGTTCGTTGAAAGGTCCCCGGGGCCAACGAAGAGGACGTCGACCCCGTCGACTGCCGCAATTTCCGCCGCATTCGCGAGCCCGGTCTCGCACTCGATCTGCGCCACGAGGAGCTGCTGCGCACGAGCATTGGCGTGATAGCCGGCAATGCGGCCAAAGGCATTGGCGCGATGCGCCACCGAGAAACCGCGGAAGCCGCGCGGGGCGTAGTTCATCGCCGCCACGATCGCACGCGCCTGATCCGCCGATCGCACATTGGGGATCATCAGGCTGCGCGCGCCGATATCCATCGCCTGCTTGATGAGCGTCGGATCGTCCGACGGCAGACGGACGACAGGCTCGCTGGTGAAGCCGCCAAGCACCTGAAGCTGAGCCATCACGCTCCGCAGGTCGTTGGGGCTGTGCTCGCCATCGATCAGAAGCCAGCCCGCCCCTGAGCCGGCGACGACCTCGGTCGTCAAGGCCGAAGCGAGAGAACACCAGAGACCAACACAGGGACGCCCTGCGGCAATCGCAGCCTTCAGGAGATTTGGACGCTCTTGCATCCCGTCGCCTCCAAAACTTGAGCACTTGAAATTTGTCTGACATCAGATAGCATATAGCATATGTCCATCGCAAGCAGCGTCGTGGCAATGAGGTGCGGGATGCGGATCGGCTTTATCGGGCTGGGCGTCATGGGGGCGCCGATGGCAAGGCATCTGGCCGATGCCGGGCATCAGATCGTGACAGTCTTGAACCGATCGCCGCTTCCGGCCGGCCTCGACGCCGCAATCGTCGGATCCTCGGCCGAGGTCGCGCGTCAGTCGGAAGTCGTGATCACCATGTTGCCAGACACGCCGGATGTCGAACGCGTGCTCGTCGGGCAGCAGGGAGTGATCGAAGGCATCGCCCCCGGCACCTTGGTCATCGA includes these proteins:
- a CDS encoding HpcH/HpaI aldolase family protein; translation: MQERPNLLKAAIAAGRPCVGLWCSLASALTTEVVAGSGAGWLLIDGEHSPNDLRSVMAQLQVLGGFTSEPVVRLPSDDPTLIKQAMDIGARSLMIPNVRSADQARAIVAAMNYAPRGFRGFSVAHRANAFGRIAGYHANARAQQLLVAQIECETGLANAAEIAAVDGVDVLFVGPGDLSTNMGAMGNPAAEHVQKAISAVRVAAAKAGKASGILAPVKADADRYLADGFTMVAVGSDLGLLARGADALIASFNR